From the Nodularia sp. NIES-3585 genome, one window contains:
- the psaB gene encoding photosystem I core protein PsaB, whose amino-acid sequence MATKFPKFSQDLAQDPTTRRIWYAIATGNDFESHDGMTEENLYQKIFATHFGHLAIIFLWASSLLFHVAWQGNFEQWIKDPLHVRPIAHAIWDPHFGQPAIEAFTQGGASNPVNIAYSGVYHWWYTIGMRTNSELYTGSVFLLLLSALFLFAGWLHLQPKFRPSLSWFKSAEPRLNHHLSALFGVSSLAWAGHLIHVAIPESRGQHVGWDNFLTTLPHPAGLTPFFTGNWGVYAANPDTAGHIFSTSEGSGTAILTFLGGFHPQTESLWLTDMAHHHLAIAVIFIIAGHMYRTNFGIGHSIKEMLNSKSGLVPGSKSEGQFNLPHQGLYDTINNSLHFQLSLALAALGTITSLVAQHMYALPPYAFIAKDYTTQAALYTHHQYIAGFLMVGAFAHAAIFWVRDYDPEQNKGNVLDRILQHKEAIISHLSWVSLFLGFHTLGLYVHNDVVVAFGTPEKQILIEPVFAQFIQAAHGKVLYGLDTLLSNPDSIAYTAYPNYGNVWLGGWLDAINSGTNSLFLTIGPGDFLVHHAFALAIHTTTLVLVKGALDARGSKLMPDKKDFGYAFPCDGPGRGGTCDISAWDSFYLAMFWMLNTIGWVTFYWHWKHLGIWQGNVAQFNENSTYLMGWFRDYLWANSAQLINGYNPYGVNNLSVWAWMFLFGHLVWATGFMFLISWRGYWQELIETLVWAHERTPLANLVRWKDKPVALSIVQARLVGLAHFTVGYVVTYAAFLIASTAGKFG is encoded by the coding sequence ATGGCAACGAAATTTCCAAAATTTAGCCAGGATCTCGCACAGGACCCGACTACTCGTCGGATATGGTATGCGATCGCTACAGGAAACGACTTTGAAAGCCACGATGGCATGACTGAAGAAAATCTTTACCAAAAGATTTTCGCCACTCACTTCGGTCACTTGGCAATCATTTTCCTGTGGGCTTCCAGCCTCCTGTTCCACGTAGCCTGGCAAGGTAACTTTGAACAGTGGATTAAAGATCCCCTTCATGTCCGTCCCATCGCCCATGCGATTTGGGACCCCCACTTTGGTCAACCTGCGATTGAAGCATTTACCCAAGGTGGCGCTAGCAATCCTGTAAACATTGCTTACTCTGGTGTTTACCACTGGTGGTATACCATCGGGATGCGGACAAACAGTGAACTGTACACCGGTTCTGTGTTCCTCCTCTTGTTATCAGCATTGTTCTTATTTGCTGGTTGGTTGCACTTACAACCCAAGTTCCGTCCTAGCCTCTCTTGGTTTAAGAGTGCTGAACCCCGCCTGAACCACCACTTGTCAGCGTTGTTTGGCGTTAGTTCTTTGGCTTGGGCTGGTCACTTGATTCACGTTGCTATCCCCGAATCTCGCGGACAGCACGTTGGTTGGGATAACTTCCTCACCACACTGCCCCACCCAGCAGGTTTAACACCTTTCTTCACAGGTAACTGGGGAGTTTACGCTGCTAACCCTGATACAGCTGGCCATATTTTTAGTACATCTGAAGGTTCAGGTACAGCGATTCTGACTTTCTTGGGTGGTTTCCATCCTCAGACAGAATCCTTGTGGTTGACCGATATGGCTCACCACCACTTGGCGATCGCAGTTATCTTCATTATTGCTGGTCATATGTACCGGACTAACTTTGGAATTGGTCACAGCATCAAAGAAATGCTGAACTCCAAATCCGGTTTAGTACCTGGTAGCAAGAGTGAAGGTCAATTCAACCTGCCTCACCAAGGTCTGTACGACACCATTAACAACTCGCTGCATTTCCAGTTGTCTCTAGCTTTAGCGGCACTGGGAACTATCACTTCTTTGGTAGCGCAGCATATGTACGCCCTGCCTCCTTACGCATTCATTGCTAAGGACTACACAACTCAAGCAGCGCTGTACACTCACCACCAGTATATTGCTGGCTTCTTGATGGTTGGTGCTTTTGCCCACGCCGCCATCTTCTGGGTACGTGACTACGACCCCGAACAAAACAAAGGCAACGTACTCGACCGTATATTACAGCACAAAGAAGCGATCATCTCTCACCTCAGCTGGGTATCGCTATTCTTGGGCTTCCATACCCTCGGTTTGTATGTACACAACGACGTAGTAGTAGCTTTCGGTACTCCTGAAAAGCAAATCTTGATTGAGCCTGTGTTCGCACAATTCATTCAAGCTGCTCACGGTAAAGTACTTTACGGTTTAGACACCTTGTTGTCTAACCCTGACAGCATCGCCTACACAGCTTATCCTAACTACGGCAACGTTTGGTTAGGTGGCTGGTTGGATGCCATTAACTCTGGTACCAACTCCCTATTCTTAACAATTGGCCCTGGCGACTTCCTGGTACACCACGCATTCGCTTTGGCTATTCACACCACCACCTTGGTACTTGTTAAAGGTGCTTTGGACGCTCGTGGTTCCAAGTTGATGCCCGATAAAAAGGACTTCGGCTATGCGTTCCCTTGCGACGGTCCAGGCCGTGGCGGTACTTGCGACATCTCAGCTTGGGACTCTTTCTACCTAGCGATGTTCTGGATGTTGAACACCATTGGTTGGGTAACCTTCTACTGGCACTGGAAACATCTAGGTATTTGGCAAGGTAACGTTGCTCAGTTTAACGAAAACTCGACATATCTCATGGGCTGGTTCCGTGACTACCTCTGGGCTAACTCGGCTCAGTTGATTAACGGATACAATCCTTACGGCGTGAATAACCTGTCTGTTTGGGCTTGGATGTTCCTATTTGGACACCTTGTTTGGGCAACCGGTTTCATGTTCCTGATTTCTTGGAGAGGTTACTGGCAAGAGTTGATTGAAACCCTTGTTTGGGCGCACGAGCGTACTCCTCTAGCTAACTTGGTTCGCTGGAAAGATAAGCCCGTTGCTCTATCCATTGTTCAAGCTCGTTTGGTAGGTCTAGCCCACTTCACTGTCGGCTACGTCGTGACCTACGCGGCGTTCTTGATTGCCTCCACTGCTGGTAAGTTCGGTTAA
- a CDS encoding reverse transcriptase N-terminal domain-containing protein, whose translation MSNTLRNQMVEWNMIPWHKLERRVFKLQKRIFQASQRGDVKAVRQLQKTLMRSWSAKAIAIRKVSQDNQGKKTAGVDGVKSLTPKARLSLILHLKLTNKVKATRRVWIPKPGTSEKRPLSIPTMQDRATQALVKLALEPEWEAVFEPNSYGFRPGRSTHDAIEAIFNSIKHFLSHKKGNVPTADYTSEKMM comes from the coding sequence ATGTCTAATACACTGAGAAATCAGATGGTGGAATGGAACATGATACCCTGGCACAAGCTGGAGCGTCGTGTTTTTAAGCTTCAGAAAAGAATTTTCCAAGCCTCTCAACGTGGTGATGTTAAAGCAGTTCGTCAACTCCAAAAAACCTTAATGAGGTCTTGGTCAGCGAAAGCCATAGCTATACGCAAAGTCAGTCAGGATAATCAAGGTAAGAAAACCGCAGGTGTAGATGGTGTAAAATCATTAACACCAAAGGCAAGACTTAGCTTAATTTTACACCTGAAACTTACTAACAAGGTTAAAGCCACAAGACGAGTTTGGATTCCCAAACCGGGTACGAGTGAGAAAAGACCTCTGTCAATACCGACAATGCAAGATAGGGCAACACAAGCACTTGTCAAATTGGCATTAGAGCCAGAATGGGAAGCAGTCTTTGAGCCTAACAGTTATGGATTTAGACCAGGACGTTCAACCCATGATGCCATCGAAGCAATATTTAACAGCATCAAACACTTCTTAAGTCACAAAAAGGGAAATGTACCCACTGCGGATTACACTTCAGAGAAGATGATGTGA
- a CDS encoding HNH endonuclease, giving the protein MEVDHIIPKSKGGKNDYKNLQLLHRHCHDVKTAISGSRYA; this is encoded by the coding sequence ATGGAAGTTGACCATATTATTCCTAAATCGAAAGGTGGAAAGAATGATTACAAAAATCTACAACTACTTCACAGACATTGCCATGATGTGAAAACTGCCATCTCTGGTAGTAGGTATGCATGA
- a CDS encoding cytochrome P450, producing MKNTQHPPGSFGLPIIGETFSFVIDPYNFANERYQKYGPVFKTNLLGRPTVVMIGTEAIEFLLSSHMEYFSWREGWPQNFQTLLGESLFLQDGEEHRRNRRLMMPALHGPALANYVATMEKITADYLKQWEKQQEFTWFEEFKKLTFDIASQLLLGTNSASENSRLSRLFTQVTNGLFAINPLVLPFTKLGKAIAARNQILEHLALVVKERQQNPTKDAISLLVQAKDEDGNSLSETELIAQAVLLLFAGHETTTSMLTWLCVELARHPEILQRAREEQLQFVNKGALNLEQLGQMPYLEQILWEVERLHPPVGGGFRGVVKDCEFNGFHIPAGWQVLYSIFVTHRLEQIYPNPESFDPDRFSSQRQENKQSPSGLIGFGGGPRVCIGIAFAKMEMKIVAAHLLRSYHWEILPNQSLDPVRIPTNHPKDNLRVRFSPL from the coding sequence ATGAAAAACACTCAACATCCTCCCGGAAGTTTTGGCTTACCTATAATAGGTGAGACATTTTCCTTTGTTATTGACCCCTATAATTTTGCCAACGAGCGCTATCAGAAATATGGACCTGTCTTTAAAACGAATCTTTTAGGCAGACCGACTGTGGTCATGATAGGAACAGAAGCCATTGAGTTTCTTCTTTCCAGTCACATGGAATATTTTTCTTGGCGTGAGGGATGGCCTCAGAATTTTCAGACTTTGTTAGGTGAGTCACTTTTCCTGCAAGATGGAGAAGAACACCGCAGAAATCGCCGCCTCATGATGCCAGCGCTACATGGACCAGCCCTAGCTAATTATGTAGCGACAATGGAAAAAATAACAGCTGATTATTTGAAACAATGGGAAAAACAACAAGAATTTACCTGGTTTGAAGAATTTAAAAAACTAACCTTTGATATTGCTAGCCAACTATTATTAGGTACTAATTCTGCTTCCGAAAATAGTCGCTTGAGTCGGTTATTTACACAAGTGACAAATGGTTTATTTGCTATTAACCCACTAGTTTTACCATTTACTAAATTGGGAAAAGCTATAGCGGCTCGTAATCAAATTCTAGAGCATTTAGCGCTGGTTGTTAAAGAACGTCAGCAAAATCCTACCAAAGACGCTATTAGTTTATTGGTGCAAGCCAAAGATGAAGATGGTAATAGTTTAAGCGAAACAGAACTGATTGCTCAAGCCGTGCTATTACTTTTTGCCGGACATGAAACCACAACCTCGATGCTAACTTGGTTATGTGTAGAATTAGCCCGTCATCCAGAAATATTGCAACGCGCTAGAGAAGAACAATTACAATTTGTAAATAAAGGTGCTTTGAATTTAGAACAATTGGGGCAAATGCCTTATTTAGAGCAGATTTTATGGGAAGTTGAAAGACTTCATCCACCAGTTGGTGGTGGTTTTCGTGGTGTTGTCAAAGATTGTGAATTTAATGGGTTTCATATTCCCGCAGGTTGGCAAGTGCTGTATTCCATCTTTGTAACTCACCGCTTAGAACAAATTTACCCTAATCCAGAAAGTTTTGATCCAGACCGTTTCAGTTCCCAACGCCAAGAGAACAAACAATCTCCTTCTGGTTTAATTGGCTTTGGCGGTGGTCCAAGAGTCTGTATTGGCATTGCTTTTGCCAAAATGGAAATGAAAATAGTTGCTGCCCATCTTCTCCGCAGCTATCATTGGGAAATATTGCCTAATCAAAGTTTAGATCCAGTAAGAATTCCTACCAATCATCCCAAAGATAATTTACGAGTTCGCTTCAGTCCATTGTGA
- a CDS encoding thioredoxin-like domain-containing protein — MTHRVRAPELPQNYTWLNTDKPLSLKQLKGRVVILDFWTYCCINCLHILPDLKYLEQKYQDSLTVIGVHSAKFDNEKGIENIRQAILRYDIEHPVLVDSDFRVWEEYAVRAWPTFMIIDPENYVVGYLSGEGKRDTLDELIQQLISQHQAKGTINFQEISLTLEKQRQPLITPLAFPGKVLATPTGLFIADSGHHRLVMSSYEGEILHIIGTGKSGLTDGAFNEAQFFAPQGMAFDPENQLLFVADTENHSLRRVDLKRQIVETIAGTGEQSHNIRPHGGAGLETALNSPWDIVQLGKTLFIAMAGSHQIWQMNLESSILKTYAGTGAEACVDGLLTESVFAQPSGITTNGQELYIADSEVSSIRGVGLQEPQQVRTICGNGQLFGFGDVDGLGENVRLQHCLGVEYAQNYLWVADTYNHKIKLVSPSTGNCQTVLGDGFAGLQNGQGQNTRFFEPSGLSIMGDSLYISDTNNHTIRRVNLNTFEVKTLEFPDLCAPDMCIPDKHR, encoded by the coding sequence ATGACTCACCGTGTCAGAGCGCCAGAACTACCACAAAATTACACTTGGCTGAATACTGATAAACCCTTGTCTCTCAAACAACTCAAGGGTAGAGTCGTAATTTTAGACTTTTGGACATACTGCTGTATTAATTGTCTGCACATTCTGCCAGATTTAAAATATTTAGAACAAAAATATCAAGATAGCCTCACCGTTATCGGCGTACACTCAGCCAAATTTGACAACGAAAAAGGAATTGAGAATATTCGCCAAGCCATCCTGCGTTACGACATCGAACATCCAGTTTTAGTTGACAGTGATTTTCGGGTTTGGGAAGAATACGCGGTGCGTGCTTGGCCTACCTTCATGATTATTGATCCAGAAAATTACGTCGTAGGTTATCTTTCTGGTGAAGGCAAGCGTGATACTTTAGACGAGTTAATTCAGCAGTTAATTAGTCAACACCAAGCAAAAGGTACAATTAACTTCCAAGAAATCAGCCTCACTTTAGAAAAACAGCGTCAACCATTAATTACACCATTAGCTTTTCCCGGTAAAGTTCTCGCCACTCCAACCGGGTTATTTATCGCTGACTCTGGTCATCATCGTCTAGTGATGAGTAGCTACGAAGGAGAAATTCTACACATAATTGGTACAGGAAAATCTGGCTTAACCGATGGTGCATTTAACGAAGCACAGTTTTTCGCCCCCCAGGGAATGGCATTTGATCCAGAAAATCAGCTTCTGTTTGTTGCTGATACAGAAAATCATAGCCTGCGACGAGTTGACCTCAAGCGTCAAATAGTAGAAACCATAGCCGGAACTGGTGAACAAAGCCACAACATCCGTCCTCATGGCGGTGCTGGATTAGAAACCGCCTTAAATTCCCCTTGGGACATAGTGCAATTAGGAAAAACCCTCTTTATTGCAATGGCTGGGTCACATCAAATTTGGCAAATGAACTTAGAAAGCAGTATCCTTAAAACCTATGCTGGTACTGGTGCAGAAGCTTGTGTAGATGGTTTGCTAACCGAGTCAGTGTTTGCCCAACCCAGTGGAATCACTACCAACGGACAAGAATTGTATATTGCTGATAGTGAAGTAAGTTCAATTCGTGGAGTGGGACTCCAAGAACCGCAACAAGTCAGAACCATTTGTGGTAATGGACAGTTATTTGGTTTTGGTGATGTTGATGGACTAGGCGAGAATGTCCGCTTACAGCATTGTTTGGGAGTAGAATATGCCCAAAATTATCTGTGGGTAGCAGATACCTACAACCACAAAATTAAATTAGTTAGTCCCAGTACAGGCAATTGTCAAACAGTATTGGGAGATGGTTTTGCGGGTTTACAAAACGGTCAAGGTCAAAATACACGCTTTTTTGAACCTTCGGGACTGAGTATTATGGGTGACTCTCTATATATTAGTGACACGAATAACCACACTATCCGTCGGGTAAATTTGAATACCTTTGAAGTGAAAACTTTAGAATTTCCTGATTTGTGTGCGCCAGATATGTGTATCCCAGATAAACACAGATAA
- the psaA gene encoding photosystem I core protein PsaA — MTISPPEREEKKARVIVDKDPVPTSFERWAKPGHFDRSLAKGPKTTTWIWNLHALAHDFDTHTSDLEDISRKIFAAHFGHLSVVAIWLSGMLFHGAKFSNYEAWLSDPLNVSPSAQVVWPIVGQDILNGDVGGGFRGIQITSGLFQVWRGWGITSSFQLYVTAIGGLVLAALFLFAGWFHYHKRAPKLEWFQNVESMLNHHLAVLLGCGSLGWTGHLIHVSAPINKLMDAGVAVKDIPLPHEFILNKDLLTDLYPSFASGLTPFFTLNWGQYADFLTFKGGLNPVTGGLWMTDIAHHHLAIAVLFIIAGHMYRTNWGIGHSIKEILENHKGPFTGEGHKGLYENLTTSWHAQLATNLAFLGSLTIIIAHHMYAMPPYPYLATDYATQLCIFTHHMWIGGFLIVGGAAHAAIFMVRDYDPVVNQNNVLDRVIRHRDAIISHLNWVCIFLGFHSFGLYIHNDTMRALGRPQDMFSDSAIQLQPVFAQWVQNLHTLAPGGTAPNAIEPVSYAFGGGILAVGGKVAMMPIALGTADFLVHHIHAFTIHVTVLILLKGVLYARSSRLIPDKANLGFRFPCDGPGRGGTCQVSGWDHVFLGLFWMYNSLSIVIFHFSWKMQSDVWGTVDAAGNVSHITGGNFAQSAITINGWLRDFLWAQASQVINSYGSALSAYGLLFLGAHFVWAFSLMFLFSGRGYWQELIESIVWAHNKLKVAPAIQPRALSIIQGRAVGVAHYLLGGIVTTWAFFHAHILSVG; from the coding sequence ATGACGATTAGTCCTCCGGAGCGAGAGGAAAAGAAGGCAAGAGTCATAGTTGATAAAGATCCGGTTCCTACCTCATTTGAAAGATGGGCAAAGCCAGGACACTTCGACAGATCCTTAGCCAAAGGTCCCAAAACCACCACCTGGATTTGGAATCTTCATGCCCTCGCCCATGACTTTGATACACATACAAGCGATTTAGAAGACATTTCTCGTAAAATCTTCGCGGCACACTTCGGACATTTGTCTGTAGTAGCGATTTGGTTAAGCGGGATGTTATTCCATGGCGCTAAATTCTCGAATTACGAAGCTTGGTTAAGCGACCCACTAAATGTGAGTCCCAGCGCTCAAGTAGTTTGGCCCATTGTGGGACAAGACATTTTAAATGGTGATGTCGGCGGTGGATTCCGCGGTATTCAGATCACCTCTGGCTTGTTCCAAGTATGGCGCGGCTGGGGGATCACAAGCTCATTCCAGCTTTATGTCACAGCTATTGGCGGCTTGGTACTAGCGGCATTGTTCTTATTTGCTGGTTGGTTCCATTACCACAAGCGCGCTCCCAAACTGGAATGGTTCCAGAATGTGGAGTCAATGCTGAATCATCACTTGGCAGTATTGCTCGGTTGTGGTTCATTGGGATGGACTGGACACCTAATCCATGTGTCAGCACCAATCAACAAACTCATGGATGCGGGTGTAGCTGTTAAAGATATACCTTTGCCCCACGAGTTCATTCTGAACAAAGACTTGTTGACAGATTTGTATCCCAGCTTTGCTAGTGGGTTAACACCATTCTTCACCTTGAATTGGGGTCAGTATGCTGACTTCCTAACCTTCAAGGGCGGTTTGAACCCTGTAACAGGCGGCTTGTGGATGACCGATATTGCCCATCACCATTTGGCGATCGCGGTTCTGTTCATCATTGCTGGTCATATGTACCGTACCAATTGGGGTATCGGTCACAGTATTAAAGAAATCCTGGAAAACCATAAAGGTCCCTTCACAGGAGAAGGTCATAAAGGTTTGTATGAAAACCTGACCACATCCTGGCACGCTCAGTTGGCAACTAACCTTGCTTTCTTGGGTTCACTGACCATCATCATTGCTCACCATATGTACGCAATGCCTCCGTATCCTTACTTGGCAACGGATTACGCGACGCAATTGTGTATATTCACCCACCATATGTGGATCGGTGGCTTCTTGATTGTTGGTGGTGCGGCTCACGCAGCCATATTCATGGTGCGGGATTACGATCCTGTTGTGAACCAAAACAACGTGCTAGATCGTGTGATTCGTCACCGGGATGCTATCATTTCCCATCTGAACTGGGTGTGTATTTTCCTAGGCTTCCACAGCTTTGGACTGTACATCCACAACGATACAATGCGTGCCTTGGGTCGTCCTCAAGATATGTTCTCCGACTCGGCAATTCAGTTGCAGCCAGTATTTGCTCAGTGGGTGCAAAACTTGCACACTCTAGCACCTGGTGGTACTGCTCCTAATGCCATAGAGCCAGTTAGTTATGCTTTTGGCGGCGGTATTTTGGCTGTGGGCGGCAAAGTGGCAATGATGCCTATTGCTTTGGGTACAGCGGACTTTTTAGTTCACCACATCCACGCCTTCACCATTCACGTCACCGTCCTAATTCTGCTCAAGGGTGTGTTATACGCCCGTAGTTCTCGTCTGATTCCAGACAAGGCCAACTTAGGCTTCCGCTTCCCTTGCGACGGTCCAGGCCGTGGCGGTACTTGCCAAGTATCTGGTTGGGACCACGTGTTCCTCGGATTATTTTGGATGTACAACTCCCTATCGATTGTGATCTTCCACTTCAGTTGGAAAATGCAATCAGATGTCTGGGGAACAGTAGATGCAGCAGGTAATGTGTCTCACATTACTGGTGGTAACTTTGCCCAAAGTGCCATCACCATCAACGGCTGGTTGCGTGACTTCCTGTGGGCGCAAGCTTCACAAGTAATCAACTCCTACGGCAGTGCTTTATCTGCTTATGGTCTACTCTTCTTAGGCGCTCACTTTGTATGGGCATTCAGCTTAATGTTCCTGTTCAGTGGTCGCGGCTACTGGCAAGAACTAATTGAGTCCATTGTTTGGGCGCACAATAAGTTGAAAGTAGCACCAGCAATTCAGCCTCGCGCTCTGAGCATCATTCAGGGACGAGCTGTAGGTGTAGCTCACTACCTCTTAGGAGGAATTGTGACCACCTGGGCATTCTTCCACGCACACATCCTTTCAGTAGGGTAG